Proteins from a single region of Amycolatopsis sp. CA-230715:
- a CDS encoding DUF6801 domain-containing protein, producing the protein MTVTTMRPRGRLFARAGVLAAAAATVMTVLGAGAASAADKPLDWKGAFPIIGDQTVKTVVHVDIPAEAKIGQQLKVPFSLDADVGTSAADGLRLVGAKKLGGSIDASVSLKLGDKAIPLQIKMPIPDTEVPAEGTLKFTAKGEVNFTVPQGIQPGEATTSVDPKAVSHVTTDAADPSLAKFDVNLALDPPSQDAVLGKTKVS; encoded by the coding sequence GTGACAGTAACGACGATGCGTCCCCGCGGTCGCCTGTTCGCCAGGGCCGGTGTGCTCGCCGCCGCGGCCGCCACCGTGATGACGGTGCTCGGTGCTGGCGCTGCCAGCGCTGCCGACAAGCCGCTGGACTGGAAGGGCGCCTTCCCGATCATCGGTGACCAGACCGTGAAGACGGTCGTGCACGTCGACATTCCCGCCGAGGCGAAGATCGGTCAGCAGCTCAAGGTGCCGTTCAGCCTCGACGCCGATGTCGGCACGAGTGCCGCGGACGGCCTGCGTCTGGTCGGTGCGAAGAAGCTCGGCGGCTCGATCGACGCGTCGGTGAGCCTCAAGCTCGGCGACAAGGCGATCCCGCTGCAGATCAAGATGCCGATCCCGGACACCGAGGTGCCCGCGGAGGGCACGCTGAAGTTCACCGCGAAGGGCGAGGTGAACTTCACCGTGCCGCAGGGCATCCAGCCCGGTGAGGCGACCACTTCGGTCGACCCGAAGGCGGTCTCGCACGTGACGACCGACGCCGCCGACCCGTCGCTGGCGAAGTTCGACGTGAACCTGGCGCTCGACCCGCCGAGCCAGGACGCCGTGCTCGGCAAGACGAAGGTCAGCTGA
- a CDS encoding copper resistance CopC family protein has translation MVRSLGTKTVATLFLVATAALLAAPAADAHSVLVSSTPAKNASIATAPAQVSLEFNEPLEHGFTQLAVTGPDGASHWEGGQPVVSGPKVTAPLRPLGPAGAYTVRYRVVSADGHPVSGTIGFTLTAAGPANAVPAAAAEPPRPAPPSDSIPVWPWVFGAVILLVTGITVARRIGRAPAERSSVD, from the coding sequence ATGGTGCGTTCGCTCGGTACGAAAACGGTCGCCACGCTGTTCCTGGTCGCCACGGCCGCACTGCTCGCCGCACCGGCAGCGGACGCGCACAGCGTGCTGGTCTCGAGCACACCGGCGAAGAACGCTTCGATCGCGACGGCACCAGCCCAGGTGAGCCTGGAGTTCAACGAGCCGCTGGAACACGGCTTCACCCAGCTCGCGGTGACCGGACCCGATGGCGCGTCGCACTGGGAAGGCGGTCAGCCCGTGGTCAGCGGCCCGAAGGTCACCGCACCGCTGCGGCCGCTCGGCCCGGCGGGCGCCTACACCGTGCGGTACCGGGTCGTTTCGGCGGACGGCCATCCGGTGTCCGGCACGATCGGTTTCACCCTCACCGCCGCGGGCCCGGCGAACGCGGTACCGGCCGCGGCGGCCGAACCCCCGCGCCCGGCGCCGCCGTCGGACTCGATTCCGGTGTGGCCGTGGGTCTTCGGCGCCGTGATCCTGCTCGTCACCGGGATCACCGTCGCCAGGCGGATCGGCCGCGCACCGGCAGAACGGTCCTCTGTGGACTAA
- a CDS encoding chitinase yields the protein MVGRITRMLGVAMAAGLALSPISPLAPSPASAAPPETCGVKSKPSGKVLQGYWENWDGASNGVHPPLGWIPITDARIAQHGYNVLNAAFPVINSDGTVLWEDGMDSTVKVATPAEMCQAKAAGATILMSIGGATAGIDLNSSAVADRFVSTIVPILKKYNFDGIDIDIETGLTGSGSITTLSASQANLIRIIDGVLGQMPSNFGLTMAPETAYVTGGSVTYGSIWGAYLPIVKKYADNGRLWWLNMQYYNGSMYGCKGDSYQAGTVQGFTVQTSCLDTGLVVQGTTIKVPLDKQVPGLPAQPGAGGGYMSTGLVSQAWNSFSGGLKGLMTWSLNWDGSKGWSFGNNVKSLQGR from the coding sequence ATGGTCGGTCGGATCACCCGCATGCTCGGGGTCGCGATGGCCGCGGGCCTCGCCCTGTCACCGATTTCGCCGCTCGCGCCGAGCCCGGCCAGTGCGGCACCGCCGGAAACCTGCGGGGTGAAGTCGAAGCCGTCCGGCAAGGTCCTGCAGGGGTACTGGGAAAACTGGGACGGCGCGTCGAACGGCGTGCACCCGCCGCTCGGCTGGATCCCGATCACCGACGCGCGCATCGCGCAGCACGGCTACAACGTCCTCAACGCCGCGTTCCCGGTGATCAACTCCGACGGCACCGTGCTGTGGGAGGACGGGATGGATTCGACCGTGAAGGTCGCCACCCCGGCCGAGATGTGCCAGGCGAAGGCGGCGGGCGCGACGATCCTGATGTCGATCGGCGGCGCGACCGCGGGGATCGACCTCAACTCGTCCGCGGTGGCCGACCGGTTCGTCTCCACGATCGTGCCGATCCTCAAGAAGTACAACTTCGACGGGATCGACATCGACATCGAAACCGGTCTCACCGGCAGCGGGAGCATCACCACGCTTTCGGCCTCACAGGCCAACCTCATCCGGATCATCGACGGCGTGCTCGGCCAGATGCCGTCGAACTTCGGCCTCACCATGGCGCCCGAGACGGCCTACGTCACCGGGGGCAGCGTCACCTACGGCTCGATCTGGGGCGCGTACCTGCCGATCGTGAAGAAGTACGCCGACAACGGCAGGCTCTGGTGGCTGAACATGCAGTACTACAACGGAAGCATGTACGGCTGCAAGGGCGATTCGTACCAGGCGGGCACCGTGCAGGGATTCACCGTGCAGACGAGCTGCCTCGACACGGGACTCGTCGTGCAGGGCACCACGATCAAGGTCCCGCTCGACAAGCAGGTCCCCGGCCTGCCCGCACAACCGGGCGCGGGTGGCGGCTACATGTCGACGGGGCTGGTTTCGCAGGCGTGGAACTCCTTCTCCGGCGGGCTCAAGGGCCTGATGACGTGGTCGCTCAACTGGGACGGCTCGAAGGGTTGGTCCTTCGGGAACAACGTGAAGTCCCTCCAGGGCCGCTGA
- a CDS encoding cupredoxin domain-containing protein, whose amino-acid sequence MRRTAVLLAGLFLVVLAPLGATPAKAATFQVMMQGYAFSPAALTVHVGDTVTWMQHDEAPHDATTTSAPASFRSPSLSSGQSWSYTFRTPGTYSYYCSVHPDMRATVTVLPAPAAPPAPAPAPVKPAPVAPAAPRKSAVAPPPAATPGASPPPAQPVPAGPTPSAVAAPPPVQALPQQAAAPVASAPTSPSLDPMLLVAGVVTAVAILCLLLLSSRPGEKTGGA is encoded by the coding sequence ATGAGGCGCACCGCCGTGCTGCTCGCCGGACTGTTCCTCGTCGTGCTGGCGCCGCTGGGCGCGACACCCGCGAAGGCGGCCACGTTCCAGGTGATGATGCAGGGCTACGCTTTCTCACCGGCCGCGCTGACCGTCCACGTGGGAGACACGGTCACCTGGATGCAGCACGACGAAGCCCCGCACGACGCGACCACCACCAGCGCCCCGGCGTCGTTCCGCAGCCCTTCGCTTTCCTCCGGCCAGAGCTGGAGCTACACCTTCCGCACCCCTGGTACGTATTCGTACTACTGCTCGGTGCACCCCGACATGCGTGCCACGGTCACCGTGCTCCCCGCGCCCGCCGCGCCACCGGCTCCTGCCCCTGCTCCGGTGAAACCGGCTCCCGTAGCCCCGGCCGCGCCGAGGAAATCCGCTGTCGCGCCGCCGCCCGCCGCCACCCCCGGCGCGAGCCCGCCACCGGCCCAGCCGGTACCCGCCGGGCCGACCCCGTCGGCGGTCGCCGCTCCGCCGCCCGTCCAGGCGCTGCCCCAGCAGGCGGCCGCACCGGTGGCGTCCGCGCCGACTTCGCCGTCACTCGACCCGATGCTGCTCGTCGCCGGTGTCGTCACCGCGGTCGCGATCCTGTGCCTGCTGCTGCTCAGCTCCCGGCCCGGCGAGAAAACCGGTGGTGCGTAA
- a CDS encoding oxidoreductase, which produces MTNTRTFLITGASSGLGRAFAEGALAAGHTVIGTVRKQADAKAFEAMRPGRSLARILDVTEDDAVFRTVDEIEATVGPIDVAIANAGYGHEGVFEESTMAELRAQFDVNVFGLVATVKAVLPHMRRRRRGHILGITSMAGLITVPGTSFYQGSKYAVEGILETVGKEAAPFGVHVTAVAPGSFRTDWAGRSMIRTERSIMDYDEVMNPVRDHRKAASGNQLGNPRRAAEAILKIIDAPNPPAHLLLGSDALRLVTTGRAAVDKDIQDWADLSRSTDFADGAQLPG; this is translated from the coding sequence ATGACCAACACCAGGACCTTCCTGATCACCGGCGCCAGCTCCGGCCTCGGCCGTGCCTTCGCCGAAGGGGCGCTCGCGGCGGGCCACACCGTGATCGGCACCGTCCGCAAGCAGGCGGATGCCAAGGCTTTCGAGGCGATGCGGCCCGGCAGATCGCTGGCCCGCATCCTCGATGTGACCGAGGACGACGCGGTTTTCCGCACGGTCGACGAGATCGAAGCCACCGTCGGCCCGATCGACGTCGCGATCGCGAACGCGGGCTACGGGCACGAGGGCGTTTTCGAAGAGTCGACGATGGCGGAGCTGCGAGCCCAGTTCGACGTGAACGTGTTCGGCCTCGTGGCCACCGTGAAAGCGGTGCTGCCGCACATGCGCCGCCGCCGTCGCGGCCACATCCTCGGCATCACGTCGATGGCGGGATTGATCACCGTGCCCGGTACGTCCTTCTACCAGGGGAGCAAGTACGCGGTCGAAGGCATCCTCGAAACCGTCGGCAAGGAGGCGGCGCCGTTCGGCGTGCACGTCACCGCGGTCGCACCCGGGTCGTTCCGGACCGACTGGGCTGGCCGCTCGATGATCCGCACCGAACGGTCCATTATGGACTATGACGAGGTGATGAACCCCGTCCGCGACCACCGCAAGGCGGCCAGCGGCAACCAGCTCGGCAATCCGCGGCGGGCGGCCGAAGCGATCTTGAAGATCATCGACGCCCCGAATCCACCCGCCCACCTGCTGCTGGGCTCGGACGCACTGCGCCTGGTCACCACCGGCCGCGCGGCCGTGGACAAGGACATCCAGGACTGGGCCGACCTCAGCCGGTCCACCGATTTCGCGGACGGCGCGCAGCTCCCCGGCTGA
- a CDS encoding cupredoxin domain-containing protein — translation MDKPEAVAAPEARRRTWPIAVAILAMAVALLSLTALRGERAGQAAPSASAKSAQVDLAALAKQSPMAVPLYQGLSQQQAAAAPAKSVEAMGYKFTPATISIAVGDTVTWTNHDTAPHNVVVTDGPEKFTSPTLQTGQTFSHTFTKAGTYSYYCSIHPDMKATLTVTGGGTPPTSPAPPTSPPSSPTAPPTTPTHTMPPPPPPGSGSCVPKGVLQPIIDHIKSAHLEESLGQQVGDLLNLDQYIKTHTVWLETVLAPVLDGSADKVLTDTLAPIIAHIKSAHLEESLGQQVGDLLNLDQYIKTHTVWLESVLTPLLNQATC, via the coding sequence ATGGACAAGCCCGAAGCCGTCGCCGCGCCGGAGGCGCGACGGCGGACCTGGCCGATCGCGGTGGCGATCCTCGCCATGGCGGTGGCACTGCTCAGCCTCACCGCACTGCGCGGCGAGCGGGCAGGCCAGGCCGCGCCGAGCGCATCCGCGAAGTCGGCGCAGGTCGACCTCGCCGCGCTGGCGAAGCAGAGCCCGATGGCGGTGCCGCTGTACCAGGGCCTGAGCCAGCAGCAGGCCGCCGCGGCCCCGGCGAAGTCGGTCGAGGCGATGGGGTACAAGTTCACCCCGGCCACCATCTCCATCGCCGTCGGCGACACGGTGACGTGGACGAACCACGACACCGCGCCGCACAACGTCGTGGTCACCGACGGGCCGGAGAAGTTCACCTCGCCGACCCTGCAGACGGGGCAAACCTTCAGCCACACCTTCACGAAGGCGGGCACGTACTCCTACTACTGCTCGATCCACCCGGACATGAAGGCCACCCTGACGGTCACCGGGGGCGGCACGCCGCCGACCTCGCCGGCGCCGCCGACCTCGCCGCCGTCTTCGCCGACGGCACCGCCGACGACCCCGACGCACACCATGCCGCCTCCGCCGCCGCCCGGCAGCGGATCCTGCGTGCCGAAGGGCGTGCTGCAGCCGATCATCGACCACATCAAGAGCGCGCACCTGGAGGAGTCGCTCGGGCAGCAGGTGGGTGATCTGCTGAACCTGGACCAGTACATCAAGACCCACACGGTGTGGCTCGAAACCGTGCTGGCCCCGGTGCTCGACGGTTCGGCGGACAAGGTCCTCACCGACACGCTGGCGCCGATCATCGCGCACATCAAGAGCGCGCACCTGGAGGAGTCGCTCGGGCAGCAGGTGGGTGATCTGCTGAACCTGGACCAGTACATCAAGACCCACACGGTGTGGCTGGAGTCGGTGCTGACCCCGCTGCTCAACCAGGCGACCTGCTGA
- a CDS encoding TetR/AcrR family transcriptional regulator, which yields MQGRRRATPTKGDLRERAILDAAEHQLGTDGWDGMTAATIAKAAGITRGALYFYFGSKNEVLAALVAQTVSQLRAEIDAADDGGQSEPGDALRQGVEQTARMWREHGTVMRAAVELSPTVPAIDEAWRSAVIALADTTRGIAERAGFPAGSGPREAAAVTEALVWMTERVFYQATVTGGSLDEAAATLSHVWLTALGI from the coding sequence ATGCAGGGGCGACGCAGGGCCACTCCGACCAAGGGAGATCTGCGCGAGCGCGCCATCCTCGACGCGGCCGAACACCAGCTGGGCACCGACGGCTGGGACGGCATGACCGCGGCGACGATCGCGAAGGCGGCCGGGATCACGCGCGGCGCGCTCTACTTCTACTTCGGTTCCAAGAACGAGGTCCTCGCCGCGCTGGTCGCGCAGACCGTTTCCCAACTGCGGGCCGAGATCGACGCGGCCGACGACGGCGGGCAGAGCGAGCCAGGCGACGCTCTGCGTCAGGGTGTCGAGCAGACCGCCAGGATGTGGCGCGAGCACGGCACGGTGATGCGCGCCGCGGTGGAACTGTCGCCGACGGTTCCGGCGATCGACGAGGCGTGGCGCTCCGCGGTGATCGCGCTCGCCGACACCACCCGCGGCATCGCCGAACGGGCCGGGTTCCCCGCCGGATCCGGGCCGCGCGAGGCCGCCGCGGTCACCGAAGCACTGGTGTGGATGACCGAGCGCGTCTTCTACCAGGCCACGGTGACCGGCGGTTCGCTGGACGAGGCGGCGGCGACGCTATCCCACGTGTGGTTGACCGCCCTGGGGATCTAG
- a CDS encoding MFS transporter, with protein sequence MSGNGGVRSASLARWLVLLCCQRLPVAMAPLALLYLGRAATGSLASGALLVGIHALAEALGAAPLGRRFDRYPVRREFTVVLAAEAAFFFAVAVLARSMPLAVLAVLAAAGGGIAAGAHGGLRSLAIRLAPAHARPILGVESATSTAIWTLAPALVAGITGLAGPYAATFAMAGFAALGAVLARWQAEPPPHPPEDTAPVRSSRLVVSSCAQAAAVMLAVGGLTAALVDLLPSLGTAGETAGLWLTALAGAGILGGLGYGARRWPGRPATQATVLIALLCAVVTALGFVHSSALALAMVLVVGAAEAPANAARSLALQQQVPQRSWSTAFSALYASSGIGYGAAGLLAAAMLSASGPRAAIICCAVAAFAIAVVVAVFDRGRSSRERGPRFSGAVPRLDPQGGQPHVG encoded by the coding sequence ATGAGCGGTAACGGGGGTGTCCGATCAGCAAGTCTGGCCCGGTGGCTCGTTCTGCTGTGCTGCCAACGACTTCCGGTTGCCATGGCACCGCTGGCGCTGCTCTACCTCGGCCGTGCGGCGACCGGCTCACTCGCTTCGGGCGCCTTGCTCGTCGGCATCCACGCACTCGCCGAGGCGCTGGGCGCGGCACCGCTCGGGCGCCGGTTCGACCGCTACCCGGTGCGCCGCGAATTCACCGTGGTGCTGGCGGCGGAGGCCGCTTTCTTCTTCGCGGTCGCGGTGCTCGCCCGTTCGATGCCGCTGGCCGTTCTCGCCGTGCTGGCCGCCGCCGGTGGCGGGATCGCGGCCGGGGCGCACGGCGGCCTGCGCAGTCTCGCGATCCGGCTGGCCCCGGCGCACGCCCGTCCGATACTCGGCGTGGAATCGGCCACGAGCACGGCGATCTGGACGCTGGCGCCCGCGCTCGTCGCCGGGATCACCGGCCTCGCCGGGCCGTACGCGGCGACCTTCGCGATGGCCGGTTTCGCCGCGCTCGGCGCGGTGCTGGCGAGGTGGCAGGCGGAGCCTCCGCCGCATCCGCCCGAGGACACGGCCCCGGTGCGATCGTCCCGGCTCGTGGTTTCTTCGTGCGCGCAGGCCGCGGCCGTGATGCTGGCCGTCGGTGGCCTGACCGCGGCGCTGGTCGACCTGTTGCCGTCGCTCGGGACCGCGGGCGAAACGGCGGGCCTGTGGCTGACCGCGCTCGCCGGGGCGGGGATCCTCGGCGGGCTCGGCTACGGCGCACGGCGCTGGCCGGGACGGCCGGCCACCCAGGCGACCGTCCTGATCGCGCTGCTCTGCGCGGTGGTGACGGCGCTCGGTTTCGTGCACAGCTCCGCACTCGCGCTCGCCATGGTGCTGGTGGTCGGCGCGGCGGAAGCACCGGCCAACGCCGCCCGATCGCTGGCGCTCCAGCAGCAGGTGCCGCAGCGCTCGTGGAGTACCGCGTTCTCCGCGCTCTACGCCAGCTCGGGAATCGGCTACGGCGCCGCGGGGCTGCTCGCCGCCGCCATGCTGAGTGCGTCCGGGCCGCGCGCGGCGATCATCTGCTGCGCGGTGGCCGCGTTCGCGATCGCGGTGGTGGTCGCCGTGTTCGACCGCGGGCGGTCTTCGCGCGAACGGGGCCCGCGGTTCTCCGGCGCGGTTCCGCGGCTAGATCCCCAGGGCGGTCAACCACACGTGGGATAG
- a CDS encoding ArsR/SmtB family transcription factor: MCAHKNVSASAGGAHQVDGAQLGVAAEVLAHLADPTRLHLLHLLRTEQDVSTLTAQVSASRSSVSQHLARLRLAGLVHVRRDGRRMYYRITSDHLSALVDEALGYADHTVRGIPHHPPT, from the coding sequence ATGTGCGCACATAAGAACGTATCAGCTTCGGCAGGCGGCGCGCACCAGGTGGACGGCGCGCAGCTCGGCGTGGCCGCCGAAGTGCTCGCCCACCTCGCCGACCCCACCCGGCTGCACCTGCTCCACCTGCTGCGCACCGAGCAGGACGTCAGCACGCTGACCGCGCAGGTCAGCGCGTCGCGGTCCTCGGTGTCCCAGCACCTCGCGCGACTCCGCCTCGCCGGGCTCGTGCACGTCCGCCGGGACGGGCGCCGGATGTACTACCGCATCACCAGCGACCACCTCTCCGCGCTCGTCGACGAGGCGCTCGGCTACGCCGACCACACCGTCCGCGGCATTCCGCACCATCCGCCAACCTGA
- a CDS encoding CGNR zinc finger domain-containing protein, which yields MVAPSVAPGRLEQVRAFLNTWRLPNDTRLPEDGLPDLRTDRAAWLALLPDIPRARRADLDELTDLRTALRDTLGQSAPRELTGWLARHPVLATIGEDSPVVYAPRDPTTVASVLAVVVDAVARQHWVRLKACPDCRHVFYDHSRNRTRTWCGMYAETPEGRACGSIAKVRAYRGRAKG from the coding sequence ATGGTTGCACCGAGCGTTGCTCCCGGCCGGTTGGAGCAGGTCAGGGCGTTCTTGAACACCTGGCGGCTGCCGAACGACACCCGGCTGCCGGAGGACGGCCTGCCGGATCTGCGCACCGATCGCGCGGCCTGGCTGGCGCTGCTTCCGGACATCCCCCGTGCGCGGCGCGCGGATCTCGACGAGCTGACCGACCTGCGCACGGCACTCCGCGACACGCTCGGGCAGTCCGCGCCACGGGAACTGACCGGCTGGCTTGCCCGCCACCCGGTCCTGGCGACGATCGGCGAAGACTCCCCCGTGGTCTACGCACCCCGTGACCCCACCACCGTCGCTTCGGTGCTGGCCGTGGTCGTCGACGCCGTGGCGCGGCAGCACTGGGTCCGCCTGAAGGCCTGCCCGGACTGCCGGCACGTGTTCTACGACCACAGTCGCAATAGGACTCGGACCTGGTGCGGGATGTACGCCGAGACACCGGAAGGGCGGGCTTGCGGGAGCATCGCGAAGGTCCGAGCCTATCGGGGGCGGGCCAAGGGGTGA
- a CDS encoding copper resistance D family protein, with translation MDLTAVKAWYVLARCTDYFGLTLFAGGLFFIAVLWPAGAEHRRARGVLVTGWVLGLLGTVAGIGLQGAWSAQRPAADFLDWDLLSQVLGGSFGRVWFAKALLWLLGGVVLAGALQRGRRAVTTAAWRVGAGAVVLGLLRTTGLTGHAVESGRPLLTQAADFVHLAGICAWIGGLAVLLFGVLSRRDPDELASVVPRYSKLAMVSVAAVVVAGAVLAWQTLGTAGRLFTTTYGNTLLAKLAVLAVVLLIAQASRSWVARRLDFAVVLRGDAGAVRPFVHSVAAETTLVVVVLLAASFLVTASPGR, from the coding sequence GTGGATCTCACGGCGGTCAAAGCCTGGTACGTCCTCGCGCGGTGCACCGACTACTTCGGACTGACCCTGTTCGCGGGCGGCTTGTTCTTCATCGCGGTGCTGTGGCCCGCCGGGGCGGAACACCGCCGCGCGCGGGGTGTGCTCGTCACCGGCTGGGTGCTCGGTCTACTCGGGACGGTCGCCGGGATCGGCCTGCAGGGCGCGTGGTCCGCGCAGCGCCCCGCTGCGGACTTCCTGGACTGGGACCTGCTGAGCCAGGTGCTCGGCGGCTCGTTCGGCAGGGTCTGGTTCGCCAAGGCGCTGCTGTGGCTGCTCGGCGGGGTCGTGCTCGCCGGCGCGCTCCAGCGCGGCAGGCGGGCGGTGACCACCGCCGCGTGGCGCGTCGGCGCCGGCGCGGTCGTGCTGGGCCTGCTGCGCACCACGGGACTGACCGGGCACGCGGTGGAAAGCGGGCGGCCGCTGCTGACCCAGGCGGCCGATTTCGTGCACCTGGCCGGAATCTGCGCCTGGATCGGTGGACTGGCGGTGCTGCTCTTCGGCGTGCTTTCCCGGCGCGACCCGGACGAGCTGGCCTCGGTGGTGCCCCGATATTCGAAGCTCGCGATGGTGTCGGTGGCCGCGGTCGTCGTCGCCGGTGCCGTGCTCGCGTGGCAGACGCTCGGCACCGCGGGCCGCCTGTTCACCACCACGTACGGAAACACCCTGCTGGCCAAGCTCGCCGTGCTGGCCGTCGTGCTGCTCATCGCGCAGGCCAGCCGGAGCTGGGTCGCGCGCAGGCTCGACTTCGCGGTCGTGCTGCGCGGCGACGCCGGTGCCGTGCGCCCGTTCGTCCATTCCGTCGCCGCCGAGACCACGCTCGTGGTCGTGGTCCTCCTCGCGGCGAGTTTCCTCGTCACGGCCAGCCCCGGCCGTTGA
- a CDS encoding cation diffusion facilitator family transporter: protein MADRDTESGHGHGHGHAHHGWLARARHALSPHSHDSADRFDTALESSALGVRTLVWSFAALFTTAVAQLAVVLVTGSVALLGDTIHNFADALTALPVGIALVLGRRAATRRFTYGLGRAEDLAGVVVVLVIAASAVIAGYEAVDRLVHPRPVTGLWAVAIAGVLGFAGNEIVARWRITVGRRIGSAALVADGLHARVDGFTSLAVVLGAAGGALGWPLADPIIGLLITVAIVFVVRDAAKQVFARLMDAVDPALVDTAERAAAAVTGVRDVDRVRMRWIGHRLHADLAVAVDDTLTIDAAHRLAHEVERHLAAAVPHLAAAVVHAEPATGAHEAHH, encoded by the coding sequence ATGGCCGATCGCGACACCGAGAGCGGGCATGGGCACGGCCACGGCCACGCGCACCACGGCTGGCTGGCGCGGGCCCGGCACGCGCTTTCGCCGCACAGCCACGACAGCGCGGACCGGTTCGACACGGCGCTCGAAAGCAGCGCGCTGGGCGTGCGGACGCTGGTGTGGTCGTTCGCCGCGTTGTTCACCACCGCCGTCGCGCAGCTCGCGGTCGTGCTGGTCACCGGCTCGGTGGCGCTGCTCGGCGACACCATCCACAACTTCGCCGACGCGCTGACCGCGTTGCCGGTCGGGATCGCGCTCGTGCTCGGCAGGCGCGCGGCCACGCGGCGCTTCACCTACGGCCTCGGGCGCGCCGAAGACCTGGCCGGTGTCGTGGTCGTGCTGGTCATCGCCGCCTCCGCGGTGATCGCCGGCTACGAAGCGGTGGACCGGCTCGTGCACCCTCGGCCGGTGACCGGACTGTGGGCCGTCGCGATCGCCGGGGTGCTCGGCTTCGCTGGCAACGAGATCGTGGCGCGGTGGCGGATCACCGTCGGCCGCCGCATCGGCTCCGCCGCGCTCGTCGCCGACGGCCTGCACGCGCGCGTCGACGGGTTCACCTCGCTCGCCGTGGTGCTCGGCGCGGCCGGGGGCGCGCTCGGCTGGCCGCTCGCGGACCCGATCATCGGCCTGCTCATCACGGTGGCGATCGTGTTCGTGGTGCGGGACGCGGCGAAGCAGGTGTTCGCGCGCCTGATGGACGCGGTCGATCCGGCGCTCGTCGACACCGCGGAGCGCGCGGCGGCCGCGGTGACCGGCGTCCGCGACGTCGATCGCGTGCGGATGCGCTGGATCGGGCACCGCCTGCACGCCGATCTCGCCGTCGCCGTGGACGACACGTTGACCATCGACGCGGCGCACCGCCTTGCACACGAGGTCGAACGCCACCTCGCCGCCGCCGTGCCGCACCTGGCCGCCGCCGTCGTGCACGCCGAACCGGCCACCGGCGCGCACGAGGCACACCATTAG
- a CDS encoding glycosyl hydrolase family 18 protein, whose protein sequence is MFPIRAAVVCAAAALAATAVTGTASAATASRNVVAYYQTQYSNGAYVSPAPLRGIATDVEVGALHLNDDGSVHLNDEPPSAPKFTRMWSDLAALHDSGVRVSAFVGGAAHGSYANLHKDFDRYYGLLRDTLRTYHLDGVDLDIEEPFSLEDTQHLISQLRTDFGNDFVVTLAPVASDMTGATNFSGGFDYRTLEKQAGGQISWYNVQFYCGWGSLGGTGDYDGVMGSFPASRIVAGTVTNPANCGGYVEPGALANTIRSLAGAHQDLGGVAGWEYFNSVGVGGGPESWYQNVKSAMGS, encoded by the coding sequence ATGTTCCCGATTCGTGCCGCGGTCGTGTGCGCGGCCGCCGCGCTCGCCGCGACCGCGGTCACCGGTACCGCGTCGGCCGCGACCGCGAGCCGCAACGTCGTCGCCTACTACCAGACCCAGTATTCGAACGGTGCCTACGTTTCGCCCGCGCCGCTGCGGGGAATCGCGACCGATGTCGAAGTCGGCGCGCTGCACCTCAACGACGACGGCAGCGTCCACCTCAACGACGAACCGCCGTCGGCGCCGAAGTTCACGCGGATGTGGTCGGATCTGGCCGCACTGCACGATTCCGGGGTGCGGGTGAGCGCGTTCGTCGGCGGCGCCGCGCACGGGTCGTACGCCAATCTGCACAAGGACTTCGACCGCTACTACGGATTGTTGCGGGACACGCTGCGGACCTACCACCTCGACGGCGTCGACCTGGACATCGAGGAACCGTTCTCGCTGGAGGACACCCAGCACCTGATTTCCCAGCTGCGCACCGATTTCGGCAACGACTTCGTCGTCACGCTCGCGCCCGTCGCCTCCGACATGACCGGGGCGACGAACTTCTCCGGCGGATTCGACTACCGCACACTGGAAAAGCAGGCCGGTGGCCAGATAAGCTGGTACAACGTCCAGTTCTACTGCGGCTGGGGCAGCCTTGGCGGAACCGGCGACTACGACGGAGTCATGGGTTCCTTCCCCGCGTCACGCATCGTCGCGGGCACCGTCACCAACCCCGCGAACTGCGGCGGCTACGTCGAACCCGGTGCACTGGCGAACACGATCCGCTCACTCGCGGGCGCACACCAGGACCTCGGCGGCGTGGCAGGCTGGGAGTACTTCAACTCGGTCGGCGTCGGCGGCGGCCCGGAATCGTGGTACCAGAACGTGAAATCCGCAATGGGCTCATGA